A stretch of the Neofelis nebulosa isolate mNeoNeb1 chromosome 1, mNeoNeb1.pri, whole genome shotgun sequence genome encodes the following:
- the LOC131492604 gene encoding olfactory receptor 2L5-like: MENNNQTSTDFFLLGLFPPSEIGLFSFIFIVLIFLMALFGNMSMIIVILLDTHLHTPMYFLLSQLSLMDLNYISTIVPKMASNYLFGNKSISFIGCGVQSFFFITLAGAEGLLLACMAYDRYVAICFPLHYVIHMRKRVLVLMITGSWIMSSINSCAHNVYALHIPYCRSRTINHFFCDLPAMLTMACMDTGVYEYTVFVSTTLFLVLPFIGIACSYGRVLLTICRMHSTEGRKKAYSTCSTHLTVVTFYYAPFAYTYLRPRSLRTPTEDKILALFYTILTPMLNPIIYSLRNKEVMGALRRVIQRICSV, encoded by the coding sequence ATGGAAAATAATAACCAAACATCTACTGATTTTTTCTTATTGGGATTATTCCCACCATCAGAAATTGgcctgttttccttcattttcattgttctcattttcttaatggctCTTTTTGGCAACATGTCCATGATCATCGTCATCCTCCTGGACACTCATCTCCACACACCCATGTATTTTCTACTTAGTCAGCTCTCCCTCATGGACCTGAACTACATCTCCACCATTGTCCCCAAGATGGCGTCCAATTATCTCTTTGGAAATAAGTCGATTTCTTTCATTGGGTGTGGAGTTCAGAGTTTCTTCTTCATTACATTAGCTGGTGCAGAAGGATTACTGTTGGCCTGTATGGCTTATGATCGTTATGTGGCCATTTGCTTTCCTCTTCACTATGTCATTCATATGAGAAAAAGAGTActtgtgttgatgattacaggaTCTTGGATAATGAGCTCGATCAACTCCTGTGCCCACAATGTATATGCCCTCCATATCCCTTATTGTCGATCCAGAACCATCAATCATTTCTTCTGTGATCTCCCGGCCATGTTGACAATGGCCTGCATGGACACCGGGGTCTATGAGTACACGGTGTTTGTGAGCACCACACTCTTCCTTGTGTTACCTTTCATTGGCATTGCATGTTCCTATGGCCGAGTTCTCCTCACCATCTGCCGCATGCACTCaacagaagggaggaagaaggcctATTCCACCTGTAGCACACACCTCACTGTGGTGACTTTCTACTATGCACCCTTTGCTTACACTTACCTACGCCCAAGATCGCTGAGAACTCCAACAGAGGACAAAATTCTGGCCCTCTTCTACACGATCCTGACCCCAATGCTCAACCCCATCATTTACAGCCTGAGAAACAAGGAGGTGATGGGAGCCCTGAGAAGAGTGATTCAGAGGATCTGCTCTGTATAA